A portion of the Candidatus Zixiibacteriota bacterium genome contains these proteins:
- a CDS encoding sigma-70 family RNA polymerase sigma factor: MPVLSIIDKQKSARPEEEIESANRYVAGQRDYYKQVDTWINQVTRLSVWHFVDPIEDINSIVHLKLFSSLKAGKFRGESTFRTYVQRVARYTCIDQVRSQRVQRAADPDDLPAPAGDDAPDVIHERSVEYKIFLKIFRSIGAECQRLWRMVFSESLNYKEIGEKLGLPEGTVKRKVHECKKMAMELKEKLI, translated from the coding sequence TTGCCGGTGCTTTCCATCATCGACAAACAGAAGAGCGCTCGCCCCGAAGAGGAAATCGAGTCGGCCAATCGCTATGTCGCCGGCCAGCGCGATTACTACAAGCAGGTCGACACCTGGATCAATCAGGTCACCCGCCTCTCGGTCTGGCACTTCGTCGACCCGATCGAGGACATCAACTCGATCGTGCACCTCAAGCTGTTCTCCTCGCTCAAGGCCGGCAAATTCCGCGGCGAGTCCACCTTTCGCACCTACGTCCAGCGCGTCGCCCGCTACACCTGCATCGACCAGGTCCGCAGCCAACGCGTCCAGCGCGCCGCCGATCCGGACGACTTGCCCGCACCCGCCGGCGACGACGCCCCCGACGTCATCCACGAACGCTCCGTCGAGTACAAGATTTTCCTGAAAATCTTCCGCTCGATCGGCGCCGAATGCCAGAGACTATGGCGGATGGTCTTCTCGGAGTCGTTGAACTACAAGGAGATAGGCGAAAAACTCGGCCTGCCGGAGGGTACCGTCAAGCGTAAGGTGCACGAGTGCAAGAAGATGGCGATGGAACTGAAGGAAAAACTGATTTAG